Below is a genomic region from Brassica rapa cultivar Chiifu-401-42 chromosome A08, CAAS_Brap_v3.01, whole genome shotgun sequence.
GAAAGAAAATGAGTACAAGACTGAAGCTAATCTTCTGGACTTGTGTCTCCATTCTTGCCTTTCTTGGTATGTCTTTAATCAAATTCCTCTTTTGGGTTTGCATTTACCTCTGGTTCCTTCTTCTGGGTTACATTATCTCGTCTTCTCGATGCCAAAGTTTTGTTCTTTATTGTGTTCTAAGTTGAACTCTGCTACACTTTAGTTCTTGTCTGAAAAATCTCCAACCTGTTAGGATTGAACTACTTTAGATGCTTTGAGAATCTCTCTCTTCTAGGTTACATTGTTTTGGTCTTCTCAATGTCAAAGTTCTGTGCTTTTCTTTCTGTTTCTAAGTTCATCTCTGCTACATTTTAGTTCTTGTCTGAAAAATCTCGAACCTGTCTGAAAAAATTCTGAAGAAACCTCAAATGTCTCTTTTTAAAACCGTTGCAGAGCTTGGTGCGGCAAGCAATATAGGGATATGTTACGGACGCAACGCAGACAACCTCCCAAGCCCCAACAAAGTATCCGAGCTAATCCAACACCTCAACATCAAGTTCGTCCGTATCTACGACTACAACATAGACGTCCTCAAAGCCTTTGCAAACACTAACATCGAGCTCATGATCGGTGTCCCCAACGCCGACTTACTCGCATTCGCTCAATTCCAATCCAACGTCGACACGTGGCTCCGCAACAACATCCTCCCTTACTACCCAACCACCAAAATCACTTCCATATCCGTCGGTCTCGAAGTAACCGAAGCCCCGGACAACGCCACCGGTCTCGTCTTACCAGCAATGCAAAACATCCACACCGCTCTCAAGAAAGCAGGTTTGGACAAAAAGATCAAGATCTCGAGCTCGCACTCGCTCGCTATCTTGTCACGCTCGTTCCCTCCTTCGTCAGCTACCTTCAGCAAGAAACACTCAGCGTTCTTGAAACCGATGCTTGAGTTCTTGGTGGAGAATGACTCTCCCTTTATGATTGACTTGTATCCGTACTACGCTTACAGAGATTCAGCTGAGAAGGTTCAGTTGGAGTACGCTTTGTTCGAGTCGTCTTCGCAGGTTGTTGACCCTGCGACGGGTTTGCTTTACTCCAACATGTTTGATGCTCAGCTTGACGCTGTCTATTTCGCCTTGACGGCTATGAACTTTAAGAGCGTAAAGGTTATGGTCACTGAGTCGGGGTGGCCGAGTAAAGGCTCGCCTAAAGAGACGGCTGCAACTCCTGATAATGCTCTGGCTTACAATACTAACCTCATACGCCATGTCATTGGTGATCCAGGTAATTGATCTTGTTACATAATAGATGGAAACTAGACGAGTAATAAATGTGCAAGTGGAGCTGTCCAATAGGTTTAAGtgtaaaaatgaatatttaaaattaaaaatatataaattatgatctaaaactttaaattacatataaattaggatctaaaactttaaatttttggATATAATGCTAATTTTAGAGCTTATACTTAAATAAACACTATATCTAATAATGTGCAAGTGGAACGGTTGAATAggtgtaaaaataaaaaaattaagaattaaaaaaataaataagtatataaagtaggatctataacttcaaatttttgatatattgcTAATTTTAGagcttgtatttaaaaaaacgttaaacatatataagtagttctattaacttttaaaactaGTTTATTGCATTGTTAGATGTATAGTTAATATCTTTTTACATAGGGAAACAAATTTGAGACTGCATGGGATGGAAAGTGGAAACATAACATAAACTAACTTGTTTATCTTTGATTCTTTGGTTAGGTACTCCTGCAAAGCCTGGGGAGGAGATAGATGTGTACTTGTTCTCGTTGTTCAATGAGAACCGGAAGCCAGGGATGGAGTCTGAGAGAAACTGGGGAATGTTCTATGCGAATGGAACAAGTGTCTACGCCTTAGACTTCACTGGAGAGAGCGCTGTCCCTGGCCCTGTCTCTCCATCAAACTCAACCACAGGTGTTAGTCCAAGTCCAGGTGACAACGGTAACTCAACTGTAACcattggaggaggaggaggaggagccaaGAAATGGTGTGTTGCTTCATCGCAAGCTTCGGTGACTGAGCTGCAGAGCGCGTTGGACTGGGCTTGTGGTCCAGGGAATGTTGATTGTTCAGCTGTTCAACCAAACCAACCTTGCTTTGAGCCGGACACTGTTCTCTCGCATGCATCGTATGCGTTTAATACTTATTACCAGCAGAGTGGAGGGAGCAGCTTAGATTGCAGCTTTGGTGGAGTCAGTGTTGAAGTTGACAAGGACCCTAGTAAGTGTTTGCATACATACACTTTCCCTTGTAGTCTCCTACTTGGGTTCTCATAATGTCTACACCATTGCAGGCTATGGTAACTGTCTGTACATGATTGCTCCATCTACTGATGGGTgagtactctctctctctcacttctGATTAAAACTATAgctgatgttgttgttgttgttttgtgcAGAATGAACAGAACAATGGCTGGTAATATAACGGGAAACATAACTGCCATTGATTCACCATTGGCTTCGCCTTCAACGAGCAATGAAGGAATCAGACAAATGGTGGTTTCCGTTGCAGTCTCTGCTCTGTTGCCGTGCTTTGTAGTTAGTTTGAGTCTACTATGGTGAGAGACACTGTTTACCTTGTCTGTGAAGTTTTGAGTTAGTGTACCAAACCGGAGTTTAATAGAACTTTAGTACCGGTAATTTCTTGCATTCCTTAACTGGAGAGATGAGCTTAGTGATGCATTGTGTGTGTGGTTCAAATGTAATCAATTCAAAGTACAGACACAAGTGACTGATCAAAGACAATTATTTACTAGTACTACAATCTAAACCGTCTAAGCTGCAGATTCATTTAAACAGGCAAACTAGTTAGTTATATTTAATTATCGTAAGACATATTATATTCTTCATATATGTCATATTGTTTTAACATTGATGTAAAAGACAGAAAGGAACAAttcatcaaaagaaaaagaaacaagagaaaataaccaaaactGTCAAATTAATTAAACATGGTTGACAAAACATGAAGCaaaccaaagaaaacaaaaagaggaaaacacaaattttctcaaaaaaaccAGGCTTCACAAACCCAATACCAAatataagtttataaataaaaaatgtggaAGGAGGAACATTCTAATAGGTTTTGATGATATGAGGATCTAGAGATCCTGTTCGATGAGGTAATCACCCAACCTCTCGACGACCATGTTGCACTGTCCTGGTGTCACAGGCTCTTCGTAGATCCCAAACACGCATGACTGTCCTGTTTTCTTTATGGTTATGCCTCCTGCTCCCTACCGAGTCAaaccaacaaaatatataatgttcTTTGATCATTCATGCACATATACACATTTGAACAACATGGGGTACACTACCTTCTTGCCACGGATTACAGCGCCAGGCTCGCCTTGGATCACCATATACTTGGCTCCTGCGAGGAATAACCCTGTGGGTGCTAAGTGGCCCGGTTCATCAAAATCTTTCATTACATTGGCGAACTCTTGTCCCTTGAACTAATTATCAATGACATCATAAAGAGAATAAGGAATATTACAAAGAAAGTAAATAACATTTTAatgttcaaaaacaaaaaaaaagaagaagaagaaagtacaTAACATTTAGGGTTATCGTTTttctaacaaaaaaagaaagaacagTCATCTTTGtttgaaatatataaatcaaaagaaCGCTTTGTATCATGTGAAACTggaatacatataaaatataaatgtccATGACAACAATAAATGCTTGGTTTAGTATCAAAGCGGAAACATCTTTTTAATAAAAGGACCTTCTCATGAGATCCTCCTTCATTGTTTATACAATAACATAACACTCAAGAATAACGATTATACCAACAAGATCTAGAGATCGATCGAATGTAACCATATATTACAAACCAAACATAGATCAAAAGGGAATCTTCATTCACAATGAAATTACCTGAGGGAAGTTGGCGCTCTGAGCCCAAACACTACCGTCATGACCGAAGATTGCGGCTGCGGCTAGGTGATGGCCCTGACCATCTCCGACATCACACATCAAATGTTCATCAACGTAAGTTTGCCacgacatcttcttcttctctcctaaCGTTTTCTTTCTGCGTTATGATATGTTATGTTCAGCGTGAGGACTTCTTCGTCCTTCAGATAAATAGGGGAGCAATAAAGAATACACCAAGAATGATTTTCAACCGTTTGATCGCGTAGACGAATTCTCAGCCGTACGtcttaattattcaaaatataatttcaattaGTGTTTGCTCACATCTCGCCTTTGTTATAGCTCCATCATTATTTCCATCCCTATTTATAACGAACGATCACCAACGGAATTTCCAAGCAATAAATTGCTTTTACTCGTAATcaattacaatatttttattctgGTCAACTCATTACAATTCATTCTTGTTCCGACCAAACTCTTGTGTTGTGCTTGTGTCACGAAATTAATCACTGAAATTCCAATCAAGTAGGATATGTCATATATTATCCTCTGTGTTAGTGAAAGCGAATGCGTGAGCCGTGAGGATGAGGTGACTCTATTATCCTCTGTGATTTCAATATGAGTCAGTTTTAATTAATCATAAGAACGAGATTTTGATTGCAAACAAGACATATTCATCTACTCTTATTTTCAAACTCTGTAGATATCCATACATAATGAATGACGGAGTTTAGAGTAGCATGCCGATTTCTTACCGGGAATTGTAATCGCAGCGACTGTTTGGCGAAACATTTCATTTCATATAGGTAAAGGGAGCTTGAGATTACTTCATTAAATCTTCtaatatacttttttaaaaGGGATGTACATTGTTGTTTAATGCGTTAAACATGTTTGTTTATCAGGGATACAACTCAATGACACATCTAAAAAGTTTGAGAAGAAGTTTGCTTCTGGAGCTTCAGTTGTTCAGGTTTGTAGAAGATACTACTGCGTGGCTTGCTAGGCTTGTTATTTGTGAGACAAAGGCCATCCCCCCGTACTTCACAAAACAAAATGGTTGGCATTCTTGAATACTGCATGGCCTGCTAAGCTTCAAGCGCACAGTACGTACATGTTCTTCTATATATCCATTTCCATCTGCACTTGGCAAAGCCAAAAAAGCTATAAAGACACTGAAAGAGCTaccaataaatttaaatatacatacTTTAGCAACAAAGGAAGAGTTctaagtatatattattataaaaacaaacGAGCATATATTATCTGAAAATGATTAGttgaaatgttttatatatagatgAACATTTTTGCCATGACGTGTGAAAAAATTAGAGGATTATGTTAACACAATGATTATTTGATTGTTACAAATGTTTTGATATTGAAAAATGGGATATAGCGTTTATGTTGATTAGAGAAACATAGAAAGAAACTGTTTCTAGGACACATATTTGAAAACTATCATGTGAAGaagatcaaaataattaatttctatAACCAATACAGCAAAATATCATACATATTTCTAAAATCTACTAAATAATGTTAgagaaaatactttttaaatatCTTGATTGGGTGATATATATACtccttctattttaatatagtatTGATGGTATACGTcctattttaatacaaaatgttttagagattttttcTTTCACTTTACCTATTTGCTATATTTGTATTCTATActagttttatattttggttGTTTAATCAATAACTTATTCGTTTTTTAATTTACGTCTAGTTCTTTTgcccaaaaaaaacttttctaaTAAATTTAAACGAAGGAATTATAAGATAAATAAGAAGAGGTGATGTGTTCTTCTAATTGGATAGGAACAGGATAAATGAAATGCTGACCAGAAGAAGAAGTGGTGTGTTCTTTAAACCGATAAGAATAGGATAGGAAGATGTGTTGTGTTCTTTTAATTGGATGAGACATGCAGACCACTAAAGCAACTAATTGTATACGATAATACGAACTTTATGAACTACGTCAAATAATCGACAAAATTATTAatcataaatatgttaaaaagGATTATCACAACAAATACCAGAAATCAGTTGTTTGAAGTCCAAGACCGAATGATATATGGAATCCTCGGGATCTATGAGTTTATGGtctaacaacaacaagaagtcacaacaacaaaaattgcCATATGGTTTAGGCCAtccatctaatttttttatgtatGTAGTTTATCTTTTTAGCTTAAGTTtgattaaaaatacatataagaaaacaataatTATTTCATGAATTATGGTAACTTAAAATTcttttagcaaaactatcttggTTTAACGGCgcgttttggaaataatttggGTTGATACCTTTTCTTACAAACCCTGACTAATGTTTTGACGAGTTGAGCGATTGGAAGGCAAATAATCTCTATATCTTTCACCCACACATACTCTCTCCTGAACATTTCTATGTTAAATTAATAAGAGctaaatatatttatgattCATATTACGATTCTCACATATGAACAAGTATAAATGCAGATCAATGGTTGGATTTATAAGTGCTACCAATCCAAGTTAAGATGTGGGAAAAACGTGCTTCAATTCGTAACCATGCGTACACATAAGACATGAGTCACATGACTACATGTTGATGTAGACCAGACATTTATATATACTTGTCTGTATCCTACAAAGTAGCACTATTCTTTCTCCATTCATCAAAATTTAAGAACAGAGCATGTAAGTAATCTCATAACTGCTGAGATATATGCGGCCCATTTCCAACTCTTTATTATTGTCCGACTAATATGATATTGTCCAGTTTAAGTTTAAAAAAGCATGAATTTACTTCTAATGTATGGCTTGGATTGATATCTCTTATTCTCCCGTTCAAGCCATGGACCACATTCATCTTGTGTCCTTTCCTTCAACAAATCATTTTGGCACCATCTTGTACCTTTAATAGTAAAGTTACTTTGAGTTACTTTGAAGATGGTCCCCTCACAACTAAACTTTCAGAAACTTTTAACTTGATTTCTACCACATAATGGTTTCATTCCTATTTGGAGGTATTTTGGTATTTTTGCAGATTTTCGTCATCCCGCTACGGTACCAATTATAGTGATTTTTGCAGTCTATGTCCAACTTTTTATTATCTGATTAGTACAATTTTATCCAATTTATACTTAAAAAGCAAGTCCGCATAAATATACTtgggaaaattatttttttagagcaaaaaaatgataactatgtccttttagactaatatatattttgtgcaAGTTTTGTCTATaataccctttaatatttttgaaaataaatttaataaatagttttacaaataatttttttttggaaaaatgataactattgataaaatatatatatcaacttattggtatttttttcagttctaaaaatgtttaaatcataaatttcagattatgttctaattaaagtagaaatgacattctacgaagtagaaaacgaaatccacttttttcattgaatctacaatgtttagaatatgtgatctacgtaaataatactattctaaaaatatttagaatacacattccgcgcttaacctaccgagctaaaatctttaaaaatcaaaatatacacattagtataaatctaaaacacgtagaaacggacttctacagatttactgtaaatctaaaatatgtagaaatcaaaatctacacattactattattctaaaaacctgtagaaaccgatttctacagattagatgtattctacggataagaaatcagttcctaaaaatatggaaacaaaattttTGTGAATATTtactttcatattttaaaaaaaatcgatttaaaaaataatacaaaaaacgaattcattatttattatatttaaaaattacaattttaaggacattattgtcattttgaaaataattagccTAATAGAACATAAAGTATAcaagattagtctaaagggacataattatcatttttttgctctataaaaacaattttcccaataTACTTTTGAGTTCCTTTCCAAAATGTTTTGTACTAATCATATTAggatatcttattatatattagatATTATTTGTAAGACTTGAATTCACTTCTCTCCATAACCAACATAAAGCTTTAAGCATAACTGATTTGTAGGAGTTATGTAATTTCCCTCGCCTATCAACTTAATAAAGTGGTGGAAGAGGGTGGGGGGAGTTGGATTTCAATATTTCAACGGAATATATACGAGCATCTACATTGCTAAAATACTAAGTAAAATTAGCATTTTATATAACGTAATAAttatctaaataaaattttatctaaCAAAGGAAGTTCAGCAATTTAGTAAAAACACATGTTCATgaattacacaaaaaaaaaatcaaaagtagATATGGTCAGATgcgtgcctacagtgtattgaaaaagaCACTAGTCTCAGGCCCCGATTAATATGACTGTTTTTAAggccccaaaatttaaaataatttgtgATTAAgacttatttaagaaaaaatatttctacgaaaattaattaactcattttttgaattcatgtatttttttctatatgacatatataacatatttacgttataaatttattcttttacagtattagacttgtgtatttgatgaaaataatatatcatattagaaaattgttttcattacggttataaataaatttatttttaaaatttaccctAGGCCTCTAAAACTCTTCGCACGGCAGTGGATATGGTAAGCTCAGTTCATTGCAACGAAtctgttttcttgttttctttaagTACATCGGTAAGCTGAATTTAGTTCCGACTGATCCGATCAATGAGAAATTCCCTTCGCATTATCAAcccattatattaaaaagtttggaCCAAAGCCGAGATACAGAGTGGCTCACACTCAGCTCAATTGTTCTCAAGTACGTTCAACccaattttctttttacaaataTACTTCTTCAGACTCTAAAGCAATTAACCACCATACCACCATAAAGCTGGTTAAGAGCACTAACTCTAGCAACATGCGACGTGGTCAAggaagatattaaaaaattagagTAGTTACGTTGTCAGaaagaaaataacattaaattGAGTGACGCAGAGATAGAATATGTACAATATAGTACATATTAACGACTACATTAAGTTTTCatcaatcttatatattaaaacagaagtcatgacttcttttcatgtgtgatttttttagtttggaccattcctaaaaaatatcatatttaacataagttcattattatatcttttaatatctttatctttttatttgaaaaacaaatgaatatatttaaaatattctaacaaaatctttttaaaatcttcttagaatcttttaaaatttactttcaaaaattagttagttttaatttaaattatcataaaatataattagaaattaaaattgaatatagttttagtttataaacgaaaatttaaataaaatgaaattaattaattttacaaatatatttattaataatttttaaagattttgttagaaataaatatttatatttattttaatttttttcaaatttgttttctaataaaataaaaatcatgatttttttatgagtgatatttttatttggaccatcatttaaattttatattaaatgtatatcactaatgctaatatacataatatttttaactactttaatcataatatcttttatatcttttaattttttttttaaaaaaaattaaaattctaacaaatctcttgaaaaagattataataagatcttaattgtcataaattgaatataaatattttcaactaattttgtaattagtaatgaaatgttactaaaagaataaaattatatcctattttatcaattttata
It encodes:
- the LOC103834719 gene encoding glucan endo-1,3-beta-glucosidase 12; this encodes MSTRLKLIFWTCVSILAFLELGAASNIGICYGRNADNLPSPNKVSELIQHLNIKFVRIYDYNIDVLKAFANTNIELMIGVPNADLLAFAQFQSNVDTWLRNNILPYYPTTKITSISVGLEVTEAPDNATGLVLPAMQNIHTALKKAGLDKKIKISSSHSLAILSRSFPPSSATFSKKHSAFLKPMLEFLVENDSPFMIDLYPYYAYRDSAEKVQLEYALFESSSQVVDPATGLLYSNMFDAQLDAVYFALTAMNFKSVKVMVTESGWPSKGSPKETAATPDNALAYNTNLIRHVIGDPGTPAKPGEEIDVYLFSLFNENRKPGMESERNWGMFYANGTSVYALDFTGESAVPGPVSPSNSTTGVSPSPGDNGNSTVTIGGGGGGAKKWCVASSQASVTELQSALDWACGPGNVDCSAVQPNQPCFEPDTVLSHASYAFNTYYQQSGGSSLDCSFGGVSVEVDKDPSYGNCLYMIAPSTDGMNRTMAGNITGNITAIDSPLASPSTSNEGIRQMVVSVAVSALLPCFVVSLSLLW
- the LOC103834720 gene encoding profilin, producing the protein MSWQTYVDEHLMCDVGDGQGHHLAAAAIFGHDGSVWAQSANFPQFKGQEFANVMKDFDEPGHLAPTGLFLAGAKYMVIQGEPGAVIRGKKGAGGITIKKTGQSCVFGIYEEPVTPGQCNMVVERLGDYLIEQDL